A section of the Veillonella criceti genome encodes:
- the fabG gene encoding 3-oxoacyl-[acyl-carrier-protein] reductase, producing the protein MHLTDKVALVTGASRGIGRAIAILMAKQGADVIVNYSGSEGAAQETVDAILALGRKAIKVKANVGNAEEVAAMVDEAHTAFGRIDILVNNAGITRDGLLMRMKDSDWDDVMNINLKGVYLVTKAVSKIMMKQRSGKIVNMTSVVGVTGNAGQANYSASKAGVIGFTKTCAKELASRGITVNAIAPGFIHTDMTDVLPDKVKEAMVHNIPVGRMAEPEEVAVVATFLASDMASYITGQVINVDGGMVM; encoded by the coding sequence ATGCATTTAACAGATAAAGTTGCGTTAGTAACTGGTGCATCCCGTGGTATTGGCCGTGCCATTGCTATTCTTATGGCTAAACAGGGGGCAGATGTAATTGTTAACTATAGTGGTAGCGAAGGCGCTGCTCAAGAAACGGTAGATGCCATTTTAGCACTTGGCCGCAAAGCAATTAAAGTAAAAGCTAATGTAGGCAATGCTGAAGAAGTGGCCGCTATGGTAGACGAAGCCCATACTGCATTTGGTCGTATCGATATTTTGGTTAATAATGCAGGTATCACTCGTGATGGTTTGCTTATGCGTATGAAAGATAGCGACTGGGATGATGTGATGAACATCAATCTAAAAGGCGTGTATTTAGTTACTAAAGCTGTTTCTAAAATCATGATGAAACAGCGGAGTGGCAAAATTGTTAATATGACATCTGTTGTTGGTGTAACTGGCAATGCTGGTCAAGCTAACTATAGCGCTTCTAAAGCAGGCGTAATTGGCTTTACTAAAACTTGTGCTAAAGAATTAGCTTCCCGTGGTATTACGGTGAATGCTATTGCACCAGGTTTTATTCACACCGATATGACCGATGTTTTACCTGATAAAGTGAAAGAAGCTATGGTTCACAATATTCCAGTAGGACGTATGGCTGAACCAGAAGAAGTAGCCGTTGTAGCTACCTTCTTGGCAAGTGATATGGCAAGCTATATTACTGGACAAGTCATTAATGTTGATGGCGGCATGGTAATGTAG